In Bacteriovorax stolpii, a single genomic region encodes these proteins:
- a CDS encoding ParA family protein, translating into MEVITIGNNKGGVGKTMQCYQLSCYLANKGHKVLVIDLDSQANLSSTFGVQIQRTLVPEWLIGDVGINDVIVKPEMSGKLYKNIRLIPASRHLSNLSKLLILSEGEIRKEAGRKERLLRKRLQDANLDFDYVIIDTPPMLGDELIMSLVASNRVLIPTQAQDYSIDGLEELMDTFEIIKETENPSLEFSIIPSMVNPRRKIEQARMEELSQSFNITPMVRNMVQLQESISTRRPVCVMGAKSAGRRDYEELWKSLNL; encoded by the coding sequence ATGGAAGTTATCACAATCGGTAATAACAAGGGTGGCGTTGGTAAGACAATGCAATGCTATCAGTTATCTTGTTACCTAGCTAATAAAGGTCATAAAGTTCTAGTTATTGACCTCGATTCACAAGCAAACCTAAGTTCAACTTTTGGGGTGCAAATTCAAAGAACATTAGTTCCAGAATGGTTAATCGGTGACGTTGGTATTAACGACGTAATCGTGAAGCCGGAAATGTCAGGCAAGCTGTACAAAAATATCAGATTGATTCCTGCCAGCCGCCACCTTTCTAACCTTTCAAAGCTTCTGATCCTTTCAGAAGGTGAGATTAGAAAAGAAGCGGGAAGAAAAGAGCGTCTACTTAGAAAGAGACTTCAGGATGCGAATCTTGATTTTGATTATGTAATCATCGACACTCCACCAATGCTTGGAGATGAGTTGATCATGTCTTTAGTGGCTTCAAACCGCGTTCTTATCCCTACTCAGGCACAAGATTATTCAATCGACGGTCTGGAAGAGTTAATGGACACGTTTGAGATTATCAAAGAAACAGAAAACCCATCTTTAGAGTTTTCTATTATTCCATCTATGGTTAACCCGAGAAGAAAAATCGAGCAGGCCAGAATGGAAGAGTTGTCACAGTCCTTCAACATCACCCCAATGGTAAGAAACATGGTTCAGCTTCAAGAGTCGATCTCTACAAGAAGACCAGTTTGTGTTATGGGAGCGAAGTCTGCTGGCCGTCGTGACTACGAAGAACTTTGGAAATCATTAAACTTATAA
- a CDS encoding esterase-like activity of phytase family protein — MKSISLASSLVALLLAGCASTSGTQKAQSISSFTLYNMPNSPVIGTTMSGQKIKLGGFSGLVFDHEQEGSLYFQTVTDRGPNGEPEGTDRPFLLPEYSPTIVVLKATKETKDLSVAAEIKLKKKDGAPLTGLPNSRLEENPTDVFGLYYSVDPQGLDTEGITTDGEGGWWLSDEYAPSLVHFNVEGKMTRRLTPGQELPRMYGERKPNRGFEAVARVGTKLYGFLQSPLPKETSKDGEFSRIVEVDLETMKTSAEYFYLFAKGNDKIGDAIALDAKNFLVLEQNGKVGEQSQKYIYKITLGESDQMVKKTMVADLKTTPFNNFEKIEGLALIDNKRLALVYDNDFQIAGKSNHTTGLTPLNESTNQLLVLEFKESLLDSSL, encoded by the coding sequence ATGAAATCAATCTCACTTGCTTCTTCTCTCGTCGCTCTTTTGCTTGCCGGATGTGCGAGCACTTCGGGAACTCAAAAAGCGCAATCAATTTCTAGTTTCACTCTTTATAATATGCCCAACTCTCCGGTGATCGGAACGACGATGTCGGGACAAAAAATCAAACTTGGTGGCTTTTCAGGTCTGGTTTTTGATCACGAACAAGAAGGCTCACTTTATTTCCAGACTGTCACTGACAGGGGGCCCAATGGTGAGCCGGAAGGCACCGACAGACCTTTCCTGCTTCCAGAATACAGCCCGACGATTGTTGTTTTAAAGGCCACGAAGGAAACCAAAGACCTTTCAGTTGCCGCTGAAATCAAACTTAAAAAGAAAGACGGCGCTCCTTTGACTGGACTTCCAAACAGCAGGCTTGAAGAAAACCCAACGGACGTTTTCGGTCTTTATTACTCAGTTGATCCACAAGGTTTGGACACGGAAGGGATCACAACTGATGGTGAGGGTGGATGGTGGCTTTCAGATGAGTACGCCCCTTCTCTGGTTCACTTCAATGTTGAAGGCAAGATGACCAGACGTTTGACGCCAGGCCAAGAGTTGCCAAGAATGTATGGTGAAAGAAAACCAAACCGCGGATTTGAAGCCGTGGCCCGCGTGGGGACTAAACTTTACGGATTCCTGCAAAGCCCACTTCCAAAAGAAACATCTAAAGATGGCGAGTTTTCAAGAATTGTGGAAGTTGACCTTGAAACGATGAAGACCTCGGCCGAATATTTCTACCTTTTTGCCAAAGGCAACGACAAAATTGGCGATGCCATCGCTCTTGATGCTAAAAACTTTCTGGTCTTAGAACAAAATGGAAAAGTGGGAGAACAAAGCCAGAAGTACATTTATAAGATCACTTTGGGTGAATCAGACCAGATGGTGAAAAAAACCATGGTTGCTGATTTAAAGACAACTCCGTTTAACAACTTTGAAAAGATTGAAGGCCTAGCGTTAATTGACAATAAAAGACTGGCGCTGGTTTACGATAATGATTTTCAAATTGCCGGGAAATCAAACCACACAACTGGGCTGACTCCCCTTAACGAAAGCACAAACCAGTTGTTGGTTTTAGAATTCAAAGAAAGCTTGCTTGATTCAAGCCTTTAA
- the mscL gene encoding large conductance mechanosensitive channel protein MscL codes for MLKEFKEFAVKGNVVDLAVGVIIGAAFGTIVKSLVDDIIMPPIGALLGNVDFSNLFLVVKEGAKAPAPYATLADANAAGAVLIKYGAFANTVVSFLIVSFSVFALVSQLQKLKKAEPPAPPAGPSDEVKLLSEIRDLLKK; via the coding sequence ATGCTAAAAGAGTTTAAAGAATTTGCGGTCAAAGGAAACGTGGTTGATTTGGCGGTAGGGGTCATTATCGGAGCGGCTTTCGGGACCATCGTAAAATCCCTGGTTGATGACATCATCATGCCACCGATCGGAGCTCTTCTAGGAAATGTGGATTTCTCAAACCTATTTTTAGTAGTGAAGGAAGGGGCGAAAGCACCTGCACCTTACGCCACTCTTGCTGATGCCAATGCGGCCGGTGCAGTTTTAATTAAATACGGAGCATTCGCCAATACTGTGGTGAGTTTCCTGATTGTTTCATTCTCAGTTTTCGCTCTGGTTAGCCAGCTTCAAAAACTTAAAAAAGCAGAACCACCAGCGCCGCCAGCTGGTCCGTCTGATGAAGTTAAGCTTTTATCTGAAATTCGCGATCTACTTAAAAAGTAA